A stretch of the Aegilops tauschii subsp. strangulata cultivar AL8/78 chromosome 4, Aet v6.0, whole genome shotgun sequence genome encodes the following:
- the LOC109770417 gene encoding uncharacterized protein, giving the protein MARFAVVAAIVALLAVTAAAQAPGAAPLPAPPARSPATAPAPVATPPTAASPSPMASPPAPPTDAPTDAPSAMTPSAVSATPEGAPAGAPSGTPASSAVYTSSVSFLAVAGAVAAAIVF; this is encoded by the coding sequence ATGGCCCGcttcgccgtcgtcgccgccatcgtGGCGCTCCTGGCCGTCACCGCCGCCGCGCAGGCCCCCGGTGCGGCGCCTCTCCCCGCACCGCCTGCGAGGTCCCCGGCCACCGCCCCTGCGCCGGTCGCCACGCCGCCCACCGCCGCGTCGCCGTCCCCGATGGCCTCTCCCCCGGCGCCTCCCACCGACGCCCCGACCGACGCTCCCTCCGCGATGACCCCGTCCGCGGTCTCCGCCACACCCGAGGGCGCACCTGCCGGCGCACCCAGTGGCACCCCCGCCAGCTCCGCCGTGTACACCTCCTCCGTCAGCTtcctcgccgtcgccggcgcGGTCGCCGCCGCCATCGTGTTCTAG
- the LOC109770418 gene encoding uncharacterized protein, whose protein sequence is MARFAVVAAIVALLAIAAAAQGPMPAPKMAPLPAPPTRSPPTASAPSPMASPPAPPTDAPTGAPSAMTPSAVAGAPAGAPAGAPSGTTPASSTVYASSVSFVAVAGAVAAAVMF, encoded by the coding sequence ATGGCTCGCTTCGCCGTGGTCGCCGCCATCGTCGCCCTCctggccatcgccgccgccgcgcaggGTCCCATGCCGGCGCCCAAGATGGCCCCGCTGCCGGCGCCCCCGACGAGGTCGCCCCCGACCGCATCCGCGCCGTCCCCGATGGCCTCTCCCCCGGCCCCGCCCACCGACGCCCCCACCGGCGCTCCTTCCGCGATGACGCCTTCCGCGGTCGCCGGAGCACCCGCGGGCGCACCTGCCGGCGCGCCCAGCGGCACCACCCCCGCCAGCTCCACCGTCTACGCCTCCTCCGTCAGCTTCGTCGCCGTCGCCggtgccgtcgccgccgccgtcatgTTCTAG